One genomic segment of Stenotrophomonas sp. 704A1 includes these proteins:
- a CDS encoding polysaccharide deacetylase family protein, whose protein sequence is MRSLLRALPLLLLSLTLHAAEVDRRIAVTIDDLPWARVDEIVPEDLQARHAALMAQLRQADVPVVGFVNGNKLEVGGQVQPARVQMLRDWLDAGYALGNHTWSHMDLNAQGVAAFQQDFLRGEQVLRPLLAERGQTPQWMRHPYLRAGRTAEDRAVMDAFFAAHGYRVAPVTVDNGEWVWAFAYANVMNGQPDSPEREATLARLRKGYVPYMLNKVDYYERQSQALLGYALPQVWLMHANELNAATFAELVAATQRRGYRFVSLDEAMRDPAYARGAEGYNGRYGPSWLHRWAMAENRPKAFYAGEPEVPQWVKTLAKVDYE, encoded by the coding sequence ATGCGTTCATTGCTGCGTGCTCTGCCCCTGCTGTTGCTGTCCCTGACGCTGCATGCAGCCGAGGTGGATCGCCGCATTGCGGTGACCATCGACGACCTGCCCTGGGCCCGGGTCGATGAAATCGTGCCGGAGGACCTGCAGGCACGGCATGCGGCGCTGATGGCGCAGCTGCGCCAGGCCGATGTGCCGGTGGTCGGTTTCGTCAATGGCAACAAGCTGGAAGTGGGCGGCCAGGTGCAGCCGGCGCGCGTGCAGATGCTGCGCGACTGGTTGGATGCCGGCTACGCGCTGGGCAACCACACCTGGTCGCATATGGATCTGAATGCCCAGGGCGTGGCCGCGTTCCAGCAGGATTTCCTGCGCGGTGAGCAGGTGCTGCGGCCGCTGCTGGCCGAGCGCGGCCAGACCCCGCAGTGGATGCGCCATCCCTATCTGCGCGCCGGCCGCACCGCCGAGGACCGCGCGGTGATGGACGCCTTCTTCGCCGCGCACGGCTACCGCGTTGCACCGGTGACCGTGGACAACGGCGAATGGGTATGGGCCTTTGCCTATGCCAATGTGATGAACGGGCAGCCGGATTCGCCCGAGCGCGAGGCCACGCTGGCGCGCCTGCGCAAGGGCTACGTGCCGTACATGCTGAACAAGGTCGACTACTACGAACGGCAATCGCAGGCGTTGCTGGGCTATGCATTGCCCCAGGTGTGGCTGATGCACGCCAACGAACTGAACGCGGCTACCTTCGCCGAGCTGGTGGCCGCGACCCAGCGCCGTGGTTACCGCTTCGTGTCGCTGGACGAGGCGATGCGCGACCCCGCCTATGCCCGCGGTGCAGAGGGCTACAACGGCCGCTACGGTCCCAGCTGGCTGCACCGCTGGGCGATGGCCGAGAACCGGCCCAAGGCGTTCTACGCCGGCGAGCCGGAAGTGCCGCAATGGGTGAAGACGCTGGCCAAGGTCGATTACGAGTAG
- a CDS encoding class I SAM-dependent methyltransferase produces MPSPRHAPVPAVPHYTGPLLTRDSADILRRAHDKGAADWQGSLDLARSQDAVGLDAEGFTFRGQHYPWPGKLKDRTLYYWDGEEFAPISRFSGALIKLVPTEWGAPTFEIDGIKMLPTSKLSPFEDARRKVELVAPAGKILLDTCGGLGYFAACALEVGVGQIRSFEKNADVMWLRTLNPWSPDPESAAAGGRLQFSHGDVAQQIEQVASNSVDAILHDPPRFGIAGELYSQVFYNHLARVIRKGGRLFHYTGAPNKLTSGRDVPREVAKRLETAGFKAELALDGVLAVKR; encoded by the coding sequence ATGCCCTCCCCCCGCCATGCCCCGGTACCCGCCGTGCCTCACTACACCGGCCCCCTGCTGACCCGCGACAGCGCTGACATCCTGCGTCGCGCCCACGACAAGGGCGCGGCCGACTGGCAGGGATCGCTCGACCTGGCACGCAGCCAGGACGCGGTCGGTCTGGATGCCGAGGGCTTCACCTTCCGCGGCCAGCATTACCCGTGGCCGGGCAAGCTGAAGGACCGCACGCTGTACTACTGGGATGGCGAAGAGTTCGCGCCGATCTCGCGCTTCAGCGGCGCGCTGATCAAGCTGGTGCCGACCGAATGGGGCGCCCCCACCTTCGAGATCGACGGCATCAAGATGCTGCCGACCTCGAAGCTGTCGCCGTTCGAGGATGCACGCCGCAAGGTGGAACTGGTGGCACCAGCGGGCAAGATCCTGCTGGATACCTGCGGCGGCCTCGGCTACTTCGCCGCCTGCGCCCTGGAGGTCGGTGTCGGCCAGATCCGTTCGTTCGAGAAGAACGCCGATGTGATGTGGCTGCGCACACTCAATCCGTGGTCGCCCGATCCCGAATCCGCCGCCGCCGGTGGCCGCCTGCAGTTCAGCCACGGCGATGTCGCGCAGCAGATCGAACAGGTGGCCAGCAACAGCGTCGATGCCATCCTGCATGACCCGCCGCGCTTCGGCATCGCCGGCGAACTGTATTCGCAGGTGTTCTACAACCACCTTGCGCGCGTCATCCGCAAGGGCGGCCGCCTGTTCCACTACACCGGCGCGCCGAACAAGCTCACCAGCGGCCGTGACGTGCCACGCGAAGTGGCCAAACGCCTGGAAACGGCCGGATTCAAGGCCGAACTGGCGCTGGACGGCGTGCTGGCCGTCAAGCGCTGA
- a CDS encoding MerC domain-containing protein, which yields MKSPSAALLDAGAVALSSLCLLHCLALPLLAAALPLFGAWAEAEWVHLLFVAIALPLTGYALWRAERRHPLPTLAWASAGTGLALLLAGALALPSHDWETPLTVAGSLLLAATHLWNARQRPRHR from the coding sequence ATGAAGTCACCCTCCGCCGCCCTGCTCGATGCCGGCGCCGTCGCCCTGTCCAGTCTGTGCCTGCTGCACTGCCTGGCGCTGCCGCTGCTGGCGGCCGCGCTGCCGTTGTTCGGCGCCTGGGCCGAAGCGGAATGGGTGCACCTGCTGTTCGTGGCGATCGCCCTGCCGTTGACCGGCTATGCGCTGTGGCGGGCCGAACGCCGCCATCCGCTGCCGACGCTGGCGTGGGCCAGCGCCGGCACGGGGCTGGCGCTGCTGCTGGCCGGCGCGCTGGCACTGCCCTCGCACGACTGGGAAACGCCGCTGACCGTTGCCGGCAGCCTGCTGCTGGCCGCGACCCATCTCTGGAACGCACGCCAGCGGCCCCGCCACCGGTAG
- a CDS encoding GTP-binding protein, which produces MNTVSRADRRLPVTVLSGFLGAGKTTLLNQILRNREGLRVAVIVNDMSEVNIDAQLLREGGAELRRTEETLVEFSNGCICCTLRDDLLQEVRRLADAGRYDYLLIESTGIGEPMPVAATFAVRDAQGFSLSDIARLDTMVTVVDGNAFLADFGSTLRLAERGQQAGPDDDRGVVDLLCEQVEFADVIVVSKVDQMQDDLLQDTLGVLRGLNRDARLLLSRFGDVPLNELLDTGRFDFERAQQAPGWVKELRGEHTPETEEYGIGSFVYRSRRPFHPVRFARTLQEGMPGVIRSKGWFWLANRMDWVGELNSVGAATRTQAAGFWYAARERVRAGQEDAMPLLPPTPLPYSDLGWARQQADCWSAPLPDAQAFPDAAAHAAMARLWHPLWGDRRQELVVIGVHMDERAVRSVLDACLLNDSELRAGPLLWQQLPQAFPVWKR; this is translated from the coding sequence ATGAACACTGTTTCCCGCGCCGACCGTCGTCTTCCGGTCACCGTCCTGTCCGGCTTCCTCGGTGCCGGCAAGACCACCCTGCTCAACCAGATCCTGCGCAACCGCGAAGGGTTGCGGGTGGCGGTCATCGTCAACGACATGAGCGAGGTCAACATCGATGCGCAGCTGCTGCGCGAGGGCGGCGCGGAACTGCGCCGGACCGAGGAGACGCTGGTGGAGTTCAGCAACGGCTGCATCTGCTGCACGCTGCGCGATGACCTGCTGCAGGAAGTGCGGCGGCTGGCCGATGCCGGTCGCTATGACTACCTGTTGATCGAATCGACCGGGATCGGCGAACCGATGCCGGTGGCGGCGACCTTCGCGGTGCGCGACGCGCAGGGCTTCAGCCTGAGTGACATCGCGCGGCTGGATACGATGGTGACGGTGGTGGACGGCAATGCCTTCCTGGCCGACTTCGGCTCGACGCTGCGGCTGGCCGAGCGCGGCCAGCAGGCGGGCCCGGACGACGATCGCGGCGTGGTCGACCTGCTCTGCGAACAGGTCGAGTTCGCCGATGTCATCGTGGTCAGCAAGGTCGACCAGATGCAGGACGATCTGCTGCAGGACACGCTGGGCGTGCTGCGTGGCCTGAACCGCGACGCGCGCCTGCTGCTGTCGCGCTTCGGCGATGTGCCGCTGAACGAACTGCTGGATACCGGCCGCTTCGACTTTGAACGGGCACAGCAGGCGCCGGGCTGGGTGAAGGAGCTGCGCGGCGAGCACACCCCGGAAACCGAGGAGTACGGTATCGGCAGCTTCGTGTACCGCTCGCGGCGTCCGTTCCATCCGGTGCGGTTTGCACGCACGCTGCAGGAAGGCATGCCCGGGGTGATCCGCAGCAAGGGCTGGTTCTGGCTGGCCAACCGCATGGACTGGGTGGGCGAGTTGAACAGCGTGGGCGCGGCCACGCGCACGCAGGCGGCGGGGTTCTGGTATGCCGCGCGCGAGCGGGTGCGGGCGGGCCAGGAGGACGCGATGCCGTTGCTGCCGCCGACGCCACTGCCCTACAGCGACCTGGGCTGGGCACGGCAGCAGGCCGACTGCTGGAGCGCCCCGCTGCCCGATGCACAGGCGTTTCCGGATGCCGCCGCGCACGCGGCCATGGCGCGCCTGTGGCACCCGCTGTGGGGCGACCGCCGCCAGGAGCTGGTGGTGATCGGGGTGCACATGGATGAGCGTGCGGTGCGTTCGGTGCTGGATGCGTGCCTGCTCAACGACAGCGAACTGCGCGCCGGGCCGCTGCTGTGGCAGCAGCTGCCGCAGGCGTTCCCGGTGTGGAAGCGCTGA
- a CDS encoding ATP-binding cassette domain-containing protein translates to MTSHSLTLDRVSYRLADGRPLFSDLSFSFDPVATGLVGANGVGKSVLARLLAGRLSPDAGQVHGSGRVFLLPTPGHPPTGTVGELAGVGAQLAALARIEAGGIDDADFACIGERWNLREQLQQQWKALRLPPDLDPAQPAARLSGGQAMQVALSGAWASDADWLILDEPSNHLDARHRQQLYAQLQQWQGGLLVISHDRQLLAYMQQIVELDARGLHRYGGAWQHYAEARAAEREAATAQLEHARAQHRQQQRSAREQHERQQQRQARGNRQARDANQAPILLGRQKQRAEASQGRAQQIQSERLLASASQVRAAAAALPLTPELALFSTDAERGQARLLQAHDLVLPHGCQAPLQLDIRRGQRIAVVGDNGSGKSTLLRVLAGQRTARSGDVQRHAPLALLDQQLLGLSGTRSILDTVQAAHPGADPGELRTRLALLGLDAQRIQRPAGSLSDGERVKGALASVLYADPAPQLLLLDEPGNALDLAALQALEALLAAWPGALLMVSHDTALLQTLRPTRVLQISSAGWQWRDAL, encoded by the coding sequence ATGACTTCGCATTCCCTCACGCTCGACCGCGTGTCGTATCGGTTGGCCGATGGCCGGCCGCTGTTTTCCGATCTGTCCTTTTCCTTCGACCCGGTGGCCACCGGTCTGGTCGGCGCCAACGGCGTGGGCAAGAGCGTGCTCGCCCGCCTGCTGGCCGGCCGCCTGTCGCCCGATGCAGGCCAGGTGCACGGCAGTGGCCGCGTCTTCCTGCTGCCTACGCCCGGCCATCCCCCGACCGGCACCGTCGGCGAACTTGCCGGCGTGGGTGCGCAGCTGGCGGCGTTGGCACGGATCGAGGCCGGCGGCATCGATGACGCCGATTTCGCCTGCATCGGCGAGCGCTGGAACCTGCGCGAACAGCTGCAGCAACAATGGAAGGCGCTACGGCTGCCGCCGGACCTGGACCCGGCGCAGCCGGCCGCACGGCTCAGCGGCGGCCAGGCGATGCAGGTCGCGCTGTCCGGGGCCTGGGCGAGCGACGCCGACTGGTTGATCCTGGACGAGCCCAGCAATCATCTGGATGCGCGTCACCGCCAGCAGCTGTACGCCCAGCTGCAGCAGTGGCAGGGTGGCCTGCTGGTGATCAGTCACGATCGCCAGCTGCTGGCGTACATGCAGCAGATCGTCGAACTCGATGCACGCGGCCTGCACCGCTATGGCGGCGCCTGGCAGCACTACGCCGAGGCGCGCGCGGCCGAACGCGAGGCGGCTACTGCGCAGCTGGAACACGCCCGCGCCCAGCACCGGCAACAGCAGCGCAGCGCGCGCGAACAGCACGAGCGCCAGCAGCAGCGCCAGGCGCGTGGCAACCGCCAGGCCCGGGACGCCAACCAGGCGCCGATCCTGCTCGGCCGCCAGAAGCAGCGCGCCGAAGCCAGCCAGGGCCGCGCACAGCAGATCCAGAGCGAGCGTCTGCTGGCCAGTGCCTCGCAGGTGCGCGCGGCGGCGGCGGCACTGCCGCTCACCCCCGAGTTGGCGTTGTTCAGCACAGACGCAGAGCGCGGCCAGGCACGGCTGCTGCAGGCCCACGACCTGGTCCTGCCGCATGGGTGCCAGGCGCCACTGCAGCTGGATATCCGCCGCGGCCAGCGCATTGCCGTGGTCGGCGACAATGGCAGCGGCAAGTCGACGCTGTTGCGTGTGCTGGCCGGCCAACGCACGGCACGCAGCGGCGACGTGCAACGGCATGCCCCGTTGGCGCTGCTCGACCAGCAGCTGCTGGGCCTGTCCGGCACGCGGAGCATTCTCGACACAGTGCAGGCAGCACATCCCGGCGCCGACCCCGGTGAACTGCGCACGCGTCTGGCCCTGCTGGGCCTGGACGCGCAGCGGATCCAGCGTCCCGCCGGCAGCCTCAGCGATGGCGAGCGGGTCAAGGGCGCACTGGCCAGCGTGCTGTACGCCGATCCCGCGCCGCAGCTGCTGCTGCTCGACGAACCGGGCAATGCACTGGACCTGGCCGCGTTGCAGGCGCTGGAAGCGTTGCTGGCGGCGTGGCCGGGTGCGTTGCTGATGGTCAGCCATGACACCGCCCTGCTGCAGACGCTGCGCCCGACCCGGGTACTGCAGATCAGCAGCGCAGGCTGGCAGTGGCGCGACGCGCTGTAG
- a CDS encoding LysR family transcriptional regulator: MSVLDNLANLQTFVHAADSRSFVETGRLQGISASAAGKCVARLEQALGVRLFHRSTRSITLTAEGQLFLARCRRILDERDAARTELAQPHAVPSGTLRISLPLVGDLTLPLMAEFMAAYPDIRLDLDFSDRLVDVIEEGFDAVLRVGEPSDSRMNARRLGVFPRRIVGSPAYLQRRGTPATPADLLQHTLLHYRFPSTGKLEPWPVRWPQGQAPQELPVHMVANTIEARVALALRDIGLAFVPVHSVRDALADGRLQAVLEDHVHSCGTFHLLWPSGRHVLPKLRVFIDFVGARLDTVP, translated from the coding sequence ATGTCCGTCCTCGACAACCTCGCCAACCTGCAGACCTTCGTGCATGCCGCCGACAGCCGCAGCTTCGTCGAGACCGGGCGCCTGCAGGGCATTTCCGCCTCGGCCGCGGGCAAGTGCGTGGCCCGGCTGGAGCAGGCGCTCGGCGTGCGCCTGTTTCACCGCAGCACGCGCAGCATCACCCTTACCGCCGAAGGCCAGCTGTTCCTGGCACGCTGCCGCCGCATCCTCGACGAACGCGACGCGGCCCGTACCGAGCTGGCGCAACCGCACGCGGTACCCAGCGGAACGCTGCGCATCAGCCTGCCACTGGTAGGCGACCTGACCCTGCCGCTGATGGCCGAGTTCATGGCCGCCTATCCGGACATCCGCCTCGACCTGGATTTCAGCGACCGTCTGGTCGATGTGATCGAAGAGGGCTTCGATGCCGTGCTGCGCGTGGGCGAACCGAGCGATTCACGCATGAACGCACGTCGGCTCGGCGTGTTCCCGCGCCGCATCGTCGGCTCGCCGGCGTATCTGCAGCGGCGCGGCACCCCGGCCACGCCTGCCGACCTGCTGCAGCACACGCTGCTGCATTACCGCTTCCCCAGCACCGGCAAGCTGGAGCCGTGGCCGGTGCGCTGGCCGCAGGGCCAGGCACCGCAGGAGCTGCCGGTGCACATGGTGGCCAACACCATCGAGGCGCGGGTGGCGCTGGCGCTGCGTGACATCGGCCTGGCCTTCGTGCCGGTGCACTCGGTGCGCGACGCACTGGCAGACGGCAGGTTGCAGGCCGTACTGGAAGACCATGTGCATTCCTGCGGCACCTTCCACCTGCTGTGGCCCTCCGGCCGCCATGTGCTGCCGAAGCTGCGGGTATTCATCGACTTCGTCGGCGCCCGCCTGGACACCGTACCCTGA
- a CDS encoding serine hydrolase domain-containing protein translates to MTLALPADAAPALPAVTRLLHTVHPQRLVGAVVLVRQHGVLRHASASGLADREAATPMRRDHLFRLASVSKPLLTTVILRLVASGVLDLDAPVQRWLPGFRPALADGSRPPISLRQLLSHSSGLGYRFLEAGADGPYARAGVSDGMDAARLTLQDNVQRIAQAPLLFAPGSQWLYSLGVDVAAAVAEAATGERLQALFDQLLAQPLGLRDTAFATAAHDRLATPYVSDTPQPHRLQEGEVVPPFDGTVGIAYSLARATDPQYHASAGAGLVGTADEVMRVLEALRDARASSLLPASLLAQMGRPQVSDQGPADPPGWGFGLGFAVLRDPAASGTPQAVGSWRWGGAYGHSWFVDPARALSVVALTNTLYEGMHGAFVDELRDAVYGDLEAAR, encoded by the coding sequence ATGACGCTCGCCCTTCCTGCCGATGCCGCGCCCGCCTTGCCGGCGGTGACCCGGCTGCTGCACACGGTGCACCCGCAACGCCTGGTCGGCGCGGTGGTGCTGGTCCGCCAGCACGGTGTGCTGCGCCATGCCAGCGCCAGCGGACTGGCCGACCGCGAAGCGGCCACGCCGATGCGCCGCGATCACCTGTTCCGCCTGGCGTCGGTGAGCAAGCCGCTGCTGACCACGGTGATCCTGCGCCTGGTAGCCAGCGGCGTACTCGACCTGGATGCGCCGGTGCAGCGCTGGCTGCCCGGGTTCCGCCCGGCGCTGGCCGACGGCAGCCGTCCGCCGATCAGCCTGCGCCAGCTGCTGAGCCACAGCAGCGGGCTTGGCTACCGTTTCCTCGAAGCCGGGGCCGATGGCCCGTATGCACGGGCGGGGGTCAGCGACGGCATGGATGCTGCGCGCCTGACCCTGCAGGACAATGTGCAGCGCATCGCGCAGGCGCCGCTGCTGTTCGCGCCGGGCAGCCAGTGGCTGTATTCGCTGGGCGTGGACGTTGCCGCTGCGGTGGCCGAAGCCGCAACCGGCGAGCGCCTGCAGGCGCTGTTCGATCAGCTGCTGGCGCAACCGCTGGGCCTGCGGGATACCGCCTTCGCCACCGCCGCGCACGACCGCCTGGCCACGCCGTATGTCAGTGACACGCCGCAGCCTCACCGGCTGCAGGAAGGCGAGGTGGTGCCGCCGTTCGACGGTACCGTGGGCATCGCCTACAGCCTGGCGCGCGCCACCGATCCGCAGTACCACGCCTCGGCCGGGGCGGGCCTGGTGGGCACCGCCGATGAGGTGATGAGGGTACTGGAGGCGCTGCGCGATGCGCGCGCGTCGTCGTTGCTGCCCGCGTCGCTGCTGGCACAGATGGGGCGTCCGCAGGTGAGTGACCAGGGGCCGGCCGATCCGCCGGGCTGGGGCTTCGGGCTGGGCTTTGCGGTGCTGCGCGATCCTGCCGCCAGCGGCACGCCACAGGCCGTCGGCAGCTGGCGCTGGGGCGGTGCGTACGGCCACAGCTGGTTCGTCGATCCGGCGCGCGCGCTGAGCGTGGTTGCGCTGACCAACACGCTGTACGAGGGCATGCACGGTGCCTTCGTCGACGAACTGCGCGATGCGGTCTATGGCGATCTGGAGGCCGCGCGATGA
- a CDS encoding MFS transporter, translated as MSGHAIDAAAPAGEATRLPWRGLLALAGGGFITLLTETLPAGVLRPMGESLGVSDAAAGQLVSVYALGSVLAALPMTALTQRLPRRPLLLAAIAGFVLVNTVTALSHDYALTLVARLLAGVCAGLLWSLVAGYAARMVVPALQGRAIAVAMIGSPLALSLGVPAGTLLGQQIGWRWAFALMSVLAVLLLGYARWALPALPAAGAGQRTSLRSVWRMPGIRSTLLVMALYVLAHNVLYTYIEPLAVQAGAGAWLDRLLLAFGVAAIGGIALAGWGVDRHLRALVWTSILGFGAAVVALLLWPALPTVLLLATVVWGVAFGAVPTLFQTALARRAGTAADLAQSMLVTGWNLAIAAGGVAGGLLLQASGARALGGLPLALLLVCGLWVWARPKAWV; from the coding sequence ATGAGCGGGCATGCGATCGACGCGGCGGCACCGGCAGGCGAAGCGACCCGTCTGCCGTGGCGGGGCCTGCTGGCGCTGGCCGGTGGTGGCTTCATCACCCTGTTGACTGAAACCCTGCCGGCCGGCGTGCTGCGGCCGATGGGCGAGAGCCTGGGCGTGAGCGATGCGGCGGCCGGTCAGCTGGTGAGTGTCTACGCGCTGGGATCGGTGCTGGCCGCGCTTCCGATGACCGCGCTGACCCAGCGCCTGCCCCGCCGCCCCCTGCTGCTGGCCGCGATCGCCGGCTTCGTGCTGGTCAATACGGTGACCGCACTGAGCCACGACTACGCGCTGACCCTGGTGGCGCGCTTGCTGGCCGGTGTATGTGCCGGCCTGTTGTGGTCGCTGGTGGCCGGCTATGCCGCGCGCATGGTGGTGCCGGCGCTGCAGGGACGCGCGATCGCGGTGGCGATGATCGGTTCACCGCTGGCGCTGTCGCTGGGTGTGCCGGCCGGTACCCTGCTGGGCCAGCAGATCGGCTGGCGCTGGGCGTTCGCATTGATGAGCGTGCTGGCGGTGCTGCTGCTGGGCTACGCGCGCTGGGCGCTGCCGGCACTGCCCGCCGCGGGTGCCGGGCAGCGCACGTCGCTGCGCTCGGTGTGGCGCATGCCGGGCATCCGCAGCACGCTGCTGGTGATGGCGCTGTACGTGCTGGCGCACAACGTGCTGTACACCTACATCGAACCGCTGGCGGTGCAGGCCGGCGCCGGTGCCTGGCTGGATCGCCTGCTGCTGGCCTTCGGTGTGGCAGCGATCGGTGGCATCGCGCTGGCCGGCTGGGGCGTGGACCGGCATCTGCGCGCGCTGGTGTGGACCAGCATTCTCGGTTTCGGTGCCGCGGTGGTGGCACTGCTGCTGTGGCCGGCGCTGCCGACCGTGCTGTTGCTGGCGACCGTGGTGTGGGGCGTGGCCTTCGGTGCCGTACCGACGTTGTTCCAGACCGCCCTGGCGCGCCGTGCCGGTACCGCTGCCGACCTGGCGCAGTCGATGCTGGTGACCGGCTGGAACCTGGCCATCGCCGCCGGCGGCGTGGCCGGCGGGCTGCTGCTGCAGGCCAGCGGTGCCCGCGCCCTGGGCGGGTTGCCGCTGGCGCTGCTGCTGGTGTGCGGGCTGTGGGTGTGGGCACGGCCGAAAGCCTGGGTGTAA
- a CDS encoding EAL domain-containing protein, translating to MSRLRVIIGGTLLAVVAAAVPIAAMVYATWDRAVSVEQARLRIIAERTLRRADSSYQEVLAALKSAEATALPPCGDEHIRRMQSLVMTTPSADQMGYFEGGKLRCTSWGPFHADVQQPRADHVTSDGAGIAVDVRPEATARRPVLSILYGSYDVLVDPRRFVDVIVDPHVRLALASPDGRLLTRQQGMDPALLQQLLREPGEGLDNNTLYASARSEEWLAIATTPRTALAATFRQQAWLFVPLGLLMAAAGAGLVIWLSRRRLSLRGELAIAIRRRELYLHYQPIIELDTGICVGAEALVRWQRPDGSQVRPDLFIPLAEEAGMIADITDLVIENVVADMRELLAEDRSAHIAINLAAEDISSGRALKVIAQRMAGSGILPQQIWLEATERGFLDIDRARTMLAAARRAGHSVAIDDFGVGYSSLQYLQQLPLDALKIDKSFVDAIGTESATSPVTPHIIGMARELGLWVVAEGVETEAQLAYLHSQHVQFGQGWLFSRPLPRDEFIAFHHKRQQRYGAAREHMQNPRSVPFEREQAGEDPGA from the coding sequence ATGAGCCGCCTGCGGGTCATCATCGGCGGCACCCTGCTGGCCGTGGTGGCGGCGGCGGTGCCGATCGCAGCCATGGTCTACGCCACCTGGGACCGGGCCGTCAGCGTCGAGCAGGCGCGCCTGCGCATCATCGCCGAGCGGACCCTGCGCCGCGCCGACAGCTCCTATCAGGAAGTGCTGGCCGCGTTGAAGTCGGCCGAGGCCACCGCGCTGCCGCCTTGCGGAGACGAGCATATCCGGCGCATGCAGTCACTGGTGATGACCACGCCGTCGGCTGACCAGATGGGGTACTTCGAAGGCGGCAAGCTGCGATGCACCTCCTGGGGCCCGTTCCACGCCGATGTGCAGCAGCCACGGGCCGACCATGTCACCAGCGACGGAGCCGGCATCGCCGTGGACGTACGCCCCGAGGCGACCGCCCGGCGCCCGGTGCTGTCGATCCTGTACGGTTCCTACGACGTGCTGGTCGACCCGCGGCGCTTTGTCGATGTCATCGTCGATCCCCACGTACGGCTGGCCCTGGCCAGCCCGGACGGGCGCCTGCTGACCCGCCAGCAGGGCATGGACCCGGCCCTGCTGCAGCAGCTGCTGCGCGAGCCCGGCGAGGGCCTGGACAACAACACCCTGTACGCCAGCGCGCGCAGCGAGGAATGGCTGGCGATCGCCACCACCCCGCGCACCGCGCTGGCCGCCACGTTCCGTCAGCAGGCCTGGCTGTTCGTGCCGCTGGGCCTGCTGATGGCCGCCGCCGGCGCCGGCCTGGTGATCTGGCTGTCGCGGCGCCGGCTGTCACTGCGTGGCGAGCTGGCCATCGCCATCCGCCGGCGCGAGCTGTACCTGCACTACCAGCCGATCATCGAACTGGACACCGGCATCTGCGTCGGCGCCGAAGCGCTGGTGCGCTGGCAGCGCCCGGACGGCAGCCAGGTGCGCCCGGACCTGTTCATTCCCTTGGCCGAAGAGGCGGGAATGATCGCCGACATCACCGACCTGGTGATCGAGAACGTGGTGGCCGACATGCGCGAGCTGCTGGCCGAGGACCGCAGCGCGCACATCGCGATCAACCTGGCGGCGGAGGACATCAGCAGCGGGCGCGCGCTGAAGGTGATCGCCCAGCGCATGGCCGGCAGCGGCATCCTGCCGCAGCAGATCTGGCTGGAAGCCACCGAGCGCGGCTTCCTGGACATCGACCGCGCGCGCACCATGCTGGCCGCCGCGCGCCGGGCCGGCCACAGCGTGGCCATCGATGATTTCGGCGTCGGCTATTCCAGCCTGCAGTACCTGCAGCAGCTGCCGCTGGATGCCCTGAAGATCGACAAGTCCTTCGTCGATGCGATCGGCACCGAGAGCGCCACCAGCCCGGTGACCCCGCATATCATCGGCATGGCCCGGGAGCTGGGGCTGTGGGTGGTGGCCGAGGGCGTGGAAACCGAAGCGCAGCTGGCCTACCTGCACAGCCAGCATGTGCAGTTCGGCCAGGGCTGGCTGTTCTCGCGGCCGTTGCCACGCGATGAGTTCATCGCCTTCCATCACAAGCGGCAGCAGCGCTATGGCGCCGCACGCGAACACATGCAGAATCCGCGCAGCGTGCCGTTCGAGCGCGAGCAGGCCGGCGAGGATCCGGGCGCATGA